Proteins encoded within one genomic window of Methanobrevibacter ruminantium:
- a CDS encoding TIGR00296 family protein, with protein sequence MLSEDDGKYLLSVAKDAIETYVKENRKIDTPSDCPEYMHEELGVFVTLNKHNNLRGCIGYPEPVYPLIDAVIDSAISAAMRDPRFPSVDESELDSLDYEITVLTKPQIIEVDKPIDYLDNIIIGEDGLIVERGFYRGLLLPQVAPEHNMGKEEFLSHTCMKAGLRPDAWLDENTKVYKFQGQIFK encoded by the coding sequence ATGTTAAGTGAAGATGATGGAAAATATTTGTTGAGTGTAGCAAAAGATGCTATTGAAACATATGTCAAGGAAAATAGAAAAATTGACACACCTTCAGATTGTCCCGAATATATGCATGAGGAACTTGGGGTTTTTGTCACATTGAATAAGCACAATAATCTCAGAGGATGCATCGGTTACCCTGAACCTGTTTACCCATTGATTGATGCAGTCATTGATTCAGCAATTTCAGCAGCGATGAGAGATCCACGTTTTCCAAGTGTTGATGAAAGTGAATTGGATTCACTTGATTATGAGATTACCGTTTTGACCAAGCCACAAATCATTGAAGTTGATAAGCCAATCGATTATTTGGACAACATCATAATTGGAGAAGATGGATTAATTGTTGAACGTGGATTCTATAGAGGCTTGCTCTTGCCACAAGTTGCCCCAGAACACAATATGGGCAAGGAAGAGTTTTTATCCCACACTTGCATGAAGGCAGGGCTTAGACCAGATGCATGGTTAGATGAAAATACAAAAGTATACAAATTCCAAGGGCAAATATTTAAATAA